A window of the Bradyrhizobium diazoefficiens genome harbors these coding sequences:
- the fumC gene encoding class II fumarate hydratase — MDVLMAKAARANTARPATRIETDSFGPIDVPADRYWGAQTERSRQNFRIGVDRMPVSLVHALGIVKLAAAQSNLELGLLDKRRANAIIRAAHEVIEGKLDDHFPLVVWQTGSGTQSNMNLNEVIANRANELLGGELGSKKPVHPNDHVNMSQSSNDSFPTAMHIAAASRITADLVPGLGELHRALRKKEKEFAKIVKIGRTHTQDATPLTLGQEFSGYAAQVESGIARLKVAVKDLYPLAQGGTAVGTGLNSKPRFAKLFAKQVAKITKLPFTSAANKFEALASNDAYVLTHGAINSVATGLFKIANDIRLLGSGPRSGLGELILPENEPGSSIMPGKVNPTQCEAMTMVCCQVFGNHTAITVAGSQGHFELNVYKPVLAYNMLHSIRLMADAARSFTEHCVSGIRADQKHIKELMERSLMLVTALAPKIGYDNAAKVAKTAHANGTTLKEEALRLGFVTADEFNRLVQPEKMTRPG, encoded by the coding sequence ATGGATGTGCTCATGGCCAAAGCTGCCCGCGCGAACACCGCCCGCCCCGCGACCCGCATCGAGACCGATAGTTTCGGCCCCATCGACGTCCCCGCCGATCGTTATTGGGGGGCGCAGACCGAACGCTCGCGCCAGAATTTCCGTATCGGCGTCGATCGCATGCCGGTCTCGCTGGTGCATGCGCTCGGCATCGTCAAGCTTGCGGCCGCACAGTCCAATCTCGAGCTCGGCCTGCTCGACAAGCGCCGCGCCAATGCCATCATCCGCGCCGCGCACGAGGTCATCGAGGGCAAGCTCGACGACCATTTCCCGCTTGTTGTGTGGCAGACCGGCTCGGGCACCCAGAGCAACATGAACCTCAACGAGGTCATCGCCAACCGCGCCAACGAGTTGCTCGGCGGCGAGCTCGGCAGCAAGAAGCCGGTGCATCCCAACGACCACGTCAACATGAGCCAGTCGTCGAACGACTCCTTCCCGACCGCGATGCACATTGCGGCCGCAAGCCGCATCACCGCCGATCTCGTCCCCGGCCTCGGCGAGCTGCACCGCGCACTGCGCAAGAAGGAGAAGGAGTTTGCGAAGATCGTGAAGATCGGCCGCACCCACACCCAGGATGCGACGCCGCTGACGCTTGGCCAGGAATTTTCTGGCTATGCCGCGCAGGTCGAGAGCGGCATCGCGCGGCTCAAGGTCGCAGTGAAGGACCTCTACCCGCTGGCGCAGGGCGGCACCGCCGTCGGCACCGGCCTCAACTCCAAGCCGCGCTTCGCAAAGCTGTTTGCCAAGCAAGTCGCCAAGATCACGAAACTGCCCTTCACCAGCGCCGCCAACAAGTTTGAGGCGCTGGCCTCCAATGATGCGTATGTGCTGACGCACGGCGCCATCAATTCCGTCGCGACAGGCCTGTTCAAGATCGCCAACGACATCCGCCTGCTCGGATCGGGTCCGCGCTCGGGCCTTGGTGAATTGATCCTGCCGGAGAACGAGCCGGGCTCATCGATCATGCCGGGCAAGGTCAATCCGACACAATGCGAGGCGATGACCATGGTGTGCTGCCAGGTGTTCGGCAATCACACCGCCATCACCGTCGCCGGCAGCCAGGGCCATTTCGAACTCAATGTCTACAAGCCGGTGCTCGCCTACAACATGCTGCACTCGATCCGCCTGATGGCGGACGCCGCGCGCTCATTCACCGAGCATTGCGTCAGCGGCATCCGCGCCGACCAGAAGCACATCAAGGAGTTGATGGAGCGTTCGCTGATGCTGGTGACCGCGCTCGCGCCGAAGATCGGCTACGACAACGCAGCCAAGGTCGCCAAGACCGCGCACGCCAACGGCACGACGCTAAAGGAGGAGGCACTGCGGCTCGGCTTCGTCACGGCCGACGAATTCAACCGCCTGGTGCAGCCGGAGAAGATGACGAGGCCCGGGTGA
- a CDS encoding DUF4169 family protein yields MGNVINLNRFRKRAEREASAKQADANRTKFGRTKAERSAEEKQADQAKAHLDQHRIDREEQP; encoded by the coding sequence ATGGGGAACGTCATCAACCTGAATCGTTTCAGGAAGCGCGCAGAGCGGGAAGCCTCGGCGAAGCAGGCGGACGCCAACCGAACGAAGTTCGGTCGCACGAAGGCGGAGCGATCGGCGGAGGAGAAGCAGGCGGACCAGGCGAAGGCGCACCTGGACCAGCATCGGATCGACCGCGAGGAGCAGCCATGA
- a CDS encoding SspB family protein, protein MATDHIRYDVLARDALRGVLRKVLTDAASHGLPGEHHFFITFVSKAEGVKISSRLLAQYPEEMTIILQHQFWDLTVLEDRFEVGLSFGGIPERLIVPFSAIKSFLDPSVKFGLQFDTSDVAEVAGENLPATPAPSAVAVPAPAAETAETADEPTPPNQGGAEVVRLDRFRKK, encoded by the coding sequence ATGGCGACCGATCATATCCGATACGATGTGCTGGCCCGCGACGCGTTGCGCGGCGTGCTGCGCAAGGTGCTGACCGACGCCGCGTCCCATGGACTGCCGGGCGAGCACCACTTCTTCATCACCTTCGTGTCGAAGGCCGAGGGCGTGAAGATCTCGTCGCGGCTGCTGGCGCAGTATCCAGAAGAGATGACGATCATCCTCCAGCACCAGTTCTGGGACCTGACAGTGCTCGAGGACCGTTTCGAGGTCGGCCTGTCCTTTGGCGGGATTCCCGAGCGGCTGATCGTGCCGTTCAGCGCCATCAAGAGCTTCCTCGACCCGTCCGTGAAATTCGGCCTCCAGTTCGACACGTCCGACGTCGCCGAGGTGGCGGGCGAGAATTTGCCGGCGACCCCTGCCCCGTCCGCCGTCGCGGTGCCCGCGCCTGCTGCCGAGACGGCAGAGACCGCGGACGAGCCGACCCCGCCGAACCAGGGCGGCGCCGAAGTCGTGCGGCTCGATCGTTTCCGCAAGAAATGA